The Comamonas sp. GB3 AK4-5 genome includes a region encoding these proteins:
- a CDS encoding ATP-binding protein codes for MQQPESAATTADLASQLAQSQQALAQLRGAHEGLLRAVSHDLRAPLRHLTSFAPLLREAVEQLASLAPGEAAEEAQEFLGTMEQSARKMGRMLERLLQLAHAIQQPLALQAVDVGAMLQACAAPVSQPHTAQPALLRADPAALRVVLTELLGNATKFSAGRPQPQVKVQLSMPAPQLWHIEIRDNGVGFDAARMDTAWPPFQRMHRDSDFEGVGCGLALAHRLAQRHGARLQLQAQPGEGCTAVLAWPAAL; via the coding sequence ATGCAGCAGCCCGAATCCGCCGCGACAACCGCCGACCTGGCCAGCCAGCTGGCGCAAAGCCAGCAAGCGCTGGCCCAATTGCGGGGCGCCCATGAAGGCCTGCTGCGCGCGGTTTCGCACGATTTAAGGGCGCCGCTGCGGCACCTGACCTCGTTCGCCCCGCTGCTGCGCGAGGCTGTGGAGCAACTGGCCTCCCTTGCGCCGGGCGAAGCCGCTGAAGAGGCCCAGGAATTCCTGGGCACCATGGAGCAGTCCGCCCGCAAGATGGGGCGCATGCTGGAGCGGCTGCTGCAGCTGGCCCATGCGATCCAGCAGCCGCTGGCGCTGCAGGCCGTGGATGTGGGCGCCATGCTGCAGGCCTGCGCGGCCCCGGTGTCGCAGCCGCACACGGCGCAGCCTGCGTTGCTGCGGGCCGATCCTGCGGCCCTGCGTGTGGTGCTGACCGAGTTGTTGGGCAATGCCACCAAATTCAGTGCAGGCCGGCCGCAGCCGCAGGTGAAGGTACAGCTCTCCATGCCCGCACCGCAGCTGTGGCATATCGAGATCCGTGACAACGGCGTGGGCTTTGACGCGGCACGCATGGACACCGCGTGGCCACCGTTTCAGCGCATGCACCGTGACAGCGATTTCGAGGGCGTGGGCTGTGGCCTGGCGCTGGCCCATCGCCTTGCCCAGCGCCATGGCGCCCGGCTGCAGCTGCAGGCCCAGCCTGGCGAAGGGTGCACCGCCGTGCTGGCCTGGCCGGCAGCGCTGTAA
- a CDS encoding Lrp/AsnC family transcriptional regulator: protein MKEKNELYPLDATDLQLLDTLQRDASLSNQALAERWGLSAPTCLRRVRRLQTLGLLERTVALVQPERLAQQLGHGLQALVEITLDRQDAEAMDAFEALAVAEDAVQQCWRVAPGPDFVLVLHCWDMPAYLALSQRLFSQHANVRNVKTFFATKRAKFSSLLPVLDAAQK, encoded by the coding sequence ATGAAAGAAAAAAACGAACTCTATCCTCTGGATGCCACCGACTTGCAACTGCTAGACACATTGCAGCGCGATGCCAGCCTGAGCAACCAGGCGCTGGCCGAGCGGTGGGGCCTGTCGGCGCCTACCTGTTTGCGCCGGGTCCGCCGCCTGCAGACCCTGGGCTTGCTGGAGCGCACCGTGGCCCTGGTGCAACCCGAGCGCCTGGCCCAACAACTGGGCCATGGGCTGCAGGCCTTGGTGGAGATCACCCTGGACCGCCAGGACGCCGAAGCCATGGACGCCTTCGAGGCCCTGGCCGTGGCCGAAGACGCCGTGCAGCAATGCTGGCGCGTGGCACCGGGGCCGGACTTTGTGCTGGTGCTGCATTGCTGGGACATGCCCGCCTACCTGGCACTGTCGCAGCGCCTTTTTTCCCAGCATGCCAATGTGCGCAATGTGAAGACGTTTTTTGCCACCAAGCGGGCCAAGTTCAGCAGTTTGCTGCCCGTGCTGGATGCCGCCCAGAAATAG
- the glmS gene encoding glutamine--fructose-6-phosphate transaminase (isomerizing), protein MCGIVGAVSTRNIVPLLVQGLQRLEYRGYDSCGVAVHRLVSGSPISQGLQRARSTARVAELLEQVQTEDLQGLTGIAHTRWATHGAPAVHNAHPHFSYGPGLTVESGKPARVALVHNGIIENYEQLRAQLQEKGYVFASQTDTEVIAHLLDSHYNGDLFEALKATRAELHGAYALAVMHKDEPHRVVGARAGSPLILGVGVDNSEFFLASDAMALAGVTDQIVYLEEGDLVDLQPGRYWIAAKDGHVVLPEQRPVKTVHAHSGAAELGPYRHYMQKEIFEQPRAIADTLEGIVNIAPELFDGADGTAAWRVFKDIDSVLILACGTSYYSGCTAKYWLESIAGIPCNVEVASEYRYRTSVPNPKTLVVTISQSGETADTLAALRHAQSLGMTNTLTICNVSTSAMVRECKLAYITRAGVEIGVASTKAFTTQLAGLFLLTLALAQSKGRLTEEKEQHYLTAMRHLPVALQAVLALEPQVISWAEDFAKMENALFLGRGVHYPIALEGALKLKEISYIHAEAYSAGELKHGPLALVDNTMPVVTVAPNDELLEKLKSNMQEVRARGGVLYVLADSKTNIESAEGMHVIRMPENYGALSPILHVVPLQLLAYHTAVARGTDVDKPRNLAKSVTVE, encoded by the coding sequence ATGTGTGGCATCGTCGGCGCCGTCTCTACCCGCAACATTGTTCCCCTGCTGGTGCAGGGCCTGCAGCGTCTGGAATACCGGGGCTATGACTCCTGCGGCGTGGCGGTGCACCGCCTGGTGTCGGGCAGCCCCATCAGCCAGGGGCTGCAGCGCGCGCGCAGCACGGCCCGCGTGGCCGAACTGCTGGAGCAGGTGCAGACCGAAGACCTGCAAGGTCTGACCGGCATTGCCCACACCCGCTGGGCCACCCATGGTGCGCCAGCGGTGCACAACGCACACCCCCATTTCAGCTACGGCCCGGGCCTGACGGTGGAGTCGGGCAAGCCGGCCCGCGTGGCCCTGGTGCACAACGGCATCATTGAGAACTACGAGCAGCTGCGCGCCCAGCTGCAGGAAAAAGGCTATGTCTTTGCCAGCCAGACCGACACCGAGGTCATCGCCCATTTGCTGGACAGCCACTACAACGGCGATTTGTTCGAGGCGCTGAAGGCCACGCGTGCCGAGCTGCATGGCGCTTATGCGCTGGCCGTGATGCACAAGGACGAGCCCCACCGCGTGGTGGGCGCGCGTGCCGGCTCGCCATTGATTTTGGGCGTGGGCGTGGACAACAGCGAGTTCTTCCTGGCCAGCGATGCCATGGCTCTGGCCGGCGTGACCGACCAGATCGTTTACCTCGAAGAGGGCGATTTGGTGGATCTGCAGCCCGGCCGTTATTGGATCGCTGCCAAGGATGGTCATGTGGTGCTGCCAGAGCAGCGCCCAGTCAAGACCGTGCACGCCCACAGCGGTGCGGCCGAGCTGGGCCCCTACCGCCACTACATGCAAAAGGAAATCTTCGAGCAGCCACGCGCGATTGCCGACACGCTGGAAGGCATTGTCAACATTGCCCCCGAGCTGTTCGACGGCGCCGATGGCACGGCCGCCTGGCGCGTGTTCAAGGACATCGACAGCGTGCTGATCCTGGCCTGCGGCACCAGCTACTACAGCGGCTGCACCGCCAAGTACTGGCTGGAATCCATTGCCGGCATCCCCTGCAATGTGGAAGTGGCCAGCGAATACCGCTATCGCACCAGCGTGCCCAATCCCAAGACGCTGGTGGTCACCATCAGCCAGTCTGGCGAGACGGCCGACACCCTGGCCGCACTGCGCCACGCGCAAAGCCTGGGCATGACCAACACCCTGACCATCTGCAATGTGTCCACCAGCGCCATGGTGCGCGAATGCAAGCTGGCCTACATCACGCGCGCAGGGGTGGAAATCGGCGTGGCATCCACCAAGGCCTTCACCACACAGCTGGCCGGCCTGTTCCTGCTGACACTGGCCCTGGCCCAATCCAAGGGACGACTGACCGAGGAGAAAGAACAGCATTACCTGACCGCCATGCGCCACCTGCCCGTGGCACTGCAGGCCGTGCTGGCGCTGGAGCCCCAGGTCATCAGCTGGGCCGAAGACTTTGCCAAGATGGAAAACGCCTTGTTCCTGGGCCGTGGCGTGCACTACCCCATTGCCCTGGAAGGCGCGCTCAAGCTCAAGGAAATCAGCTACATCCACGCCGAAGCCTATTCGGCCGGCGAGCTCAAGCATGGTCCGCTGGCGCTGGTGGACAACACCATGCCCGTGGTGACCGTGGCGCCCAACGACGAGCTGCTGGAAAAGCTCAAAAGCAATATGCAGGAAGTGCGTGCGCGCGGCGGCGTGCTGTATGTGCTGGCCGATTCCAAGACCAATATCGAAAGCGCCGAAGGCATGCATGTGATTCGCATGCCCGAGAACTACGGTGCGCTCAGCCCCATCTTGCACGTGGTGCCGCTGCAGCTGCTGGCCTATCACACGGCCGTGGCACGCGGCACCGACGTGGACAAACCACGCAACCTGGCCAAGAGCGTGACGGTGGAGTGA
- the ggt gene encoding gamma-glutamyltransferase, protein MKKEAIVVCPQPEAAESGIEILRAGGNAVDAAVATALAQTVVDPIMCGIAGFGTGTVYMPGKNVHEYFDFHSPAPLAAREDMWEHLLEGETKDGFGFILKGRVNDIGPQSIGTPATLKGLEAMHQAHGRLPWKQVVEPAIRWAEDGFFVRPGMHAFWIDEPTMGRVGNLERLQYCEESRQLYCRPDGRPKAIGTPLHNQGMASVLRQVAEEGSHPFYHGDLAQKMVSHLQSLGALITLEDLAQYQVTRNQPLVGSYRDRTITTNQPPGGGAMLLEMLNILENFDLRGMEHNSPEYIQLVCEVMKKATTDKDRCIGDPKFFEVPLEQLLSKDMAREVATQIRAGQRFSIERVNPGAPVPRDTTHLSVVDADGNAVSMTHSLAMPSGIITPGMGFQYNGCMGVFDPRPGRAGSIKPGKSRFTASCPTMTFKDGQLDVVLGAPGGTQIAMGVLHVLLNVIDHQMEMQAAVSAPRFSSTSNTIDVCNRIPRYTTRALENLGYSIGRNPYNYTIAWVHGVQVQADGLHGGADPGRDGVAYKLRVDTTQ, encoded by the coding sequence ATGAAAAAAGAAGCAATAGTCGTATGCCCGCAGCCCGAGGCTGCCGAATCGGGCATTGAAATCCTGCGTGCCGGCGGCAATGCGGTGGACGCCGCCGTGGCCACGGCACTGGCGCAAACCGTGGTCGACCCCATCATGTGCGGCATTGCGGGCTTTGGCACCGGCACCGTCTACATGCCGGGCAAGAATGTGCACGAGTATTTCGACTTCCACTCGCCTGCGCCCCTCGCTGCCCGCGAAGACATGTGGGAGCATTTGCTGGAGGGAGAAACCAAGGATGGTTTCGGTTTCATCCTCAAAGGCCGTGTCAACGACATAGGCCCCCAGTCGATTGGCACACCCGCCACGCTCAAAGGGCTGGAGGCCATGCACCAGGCCCATGGCCGCCTGCCGTGGAAGCAGGTGGTGGAGCCCGCCATCCGCTGGGCGGAAGACGGCTTCTTTGTGCGCCCCGGCATGCATGCCTTCTGGATTGACGAGCCCACCATGGGCCGCGTCGGCAATCTGGAGCGCCTGCAGTACTGCGAAGAAAGCCGCCAGCTTTACTGCCGCCCCGATGGCCGCCCCAAGGCCATTGGCACGCCGTTGCACAACCAGGGCATGGCCAGCGTGCTGCGCCAGGTGGCCGAAGAAGGCTCGCACCCGTTCTACCACGGCGATCTGGCCCAGAAGATGGTTAGCCACCTGCAGTCGCTGGGTGCACTGATCACACTTGAAGACCTGGCGCAGTACCAGGTGACACGCAACCAGCCGCTGGTGGGTAGCTACCGAGATCGCACCATCACCACCAACCAGCCGCCCGGTGGGGGCGCCATGCTGCTGGAGATGCTGAACATCCTGGAGAACTTCGACCTGCGCGGCATGGAGCACAACAGCCCGGAATACATTCAGCTGGTGTGCGAGGTCATGAAAAAGGCGACGACGGACAAGGACCGCTGCATTGGCGACCCCAAGTTCTTTGAAGTTCCCCTGGAGCAGCTGCTTTCCAAGGACATGGCCCGCGAGGTTGCGACCCAGATCCGCGCCGGCCAGCGCTTCAGCATCGAGCGCGTCAACCCTGGCGCCCCGGTGCCCCGCGATACCACCCACCTCAGCGTGGTCGATGCCGATGGCAATGCCGTGTCCATGACCCACTCGCTGGCCATGCCCTCCGGCATCATCACGCCGGGCATGGGTTTCCAGTACAACGGCTGCATGGGCGTGTTCGACCCGCGCCCGGGCCGCGCTGGCAGCATCAAACCGGGCAAGAGCCGCTTCACCGCCTCATGCCCGACCATGACCTTCAAGGACGGCCAGCTTGACGTGGTACTGGGCGCACCCGGCGGCACGCAAATCGCCATGGGCGTGCTGCATGTGCTGCTGAATGTGATCGACCACCAGATGGAAATGCAAGCCGCAGTCTCTGCGCCGCGTTTTTCTTCGACCAGCAATACCATCGACGTGTGCAACCGCATCCCGCGCTACACCACGCGCGCGCTGGAGAATCTGGGCTACAGCATTGGCCGCAACCCCTATAACTACACGATTGCCTGGGTGCATGGTGTGCAGGTGCAAGCCGATGGCCTGCACGGCGGAGCAGACCCCGGCCGCGACGGCGTGGCCTACAAGCTGCGTGTCGATACGACGCAGTAA
- a CDS encoding Bug family tripartite tricarboxylate transporter substrate binding protein, giving the protein MSPTLNHLTKLLAGLAIATTATLAAQAETPYPNRPIKLVVSQAPGGSSDTIARLWAEHAGRAMGATIVVENKPGGGGLIAAQNVLNAPADGYTLLYGSVSLMVLNQFTYKPLPYNPEKDFTGVAMLSTNSFALVTNPATGIQTLKQLTEKAKTAPGKLNFASAGLGNSTHLAVELMADALGISMTHIPYKGEADGVIATMGGQTEVMAPVYGTALPHIKAKKLNALAVLSPQRMPELPDVPTLSELGVKGFDTMGWSAVVARAGTPAGIVEKLNKATEAFHKNPDVLAKLGTLGVLPVAGPASLVIETTVRDAKAWGPTLNKLNLSAK; this is encoded by the coding sequence GTGTCCCCTACGCTGAACCACCTCACCAAGCTCCTCGCTGGGCTTGCCATTGCCACTACCGCCACCCTGGCAGCCCAGGCGGAAACGCCCTACCCCAACCGGCCGATCAAGCTGGTGGTCTCGCAAGCCCCTGGCGGCAGTTCAGACACCATCGCCCGGCTGTGGGCCGAGCATGCGGGGCGCGCCATGGGGGCCACCATCGTGGTGGAAAACAAGCCCGGAGGCGGTGGCCTCATTGCCGCGCAGAATGTGTTGAACGCCCCCGCTGACGGCTACACCCTGCTGTATGGCAGCGTCTCGCTGATGGTGCTCAACCAGTTCACCTACAAGCCTCTGCCCTACAACCCTGAAAAGGACTTCACGGGCGTGGCCATGTTGAGCACCAACTCCTTTGCGTTGGTGACCAACCCCGCCACCGGCATTCAGACGCTCAAGCAGCTGACCGAGAAGGCCAAGACAGCGCCTGGCAAGCTGAACTTCGCATCGGCCGGTCTGGGTAATTCGACCCATCTGGCCGTGGAACTGATGGCCGACGCACTGGGCATCTCCATGACACACATCCCCTACAAGGGCGAGGCCGACGGCGTCATCGCCACCATGGGCGGCCAAACCGAGGTAATGGCCCCCGTGTACGGCACAGCTTTGCCGCATATCAAGGCCAAGAAGCTCAATGCCCTGGCCGTGCTCTCGCCCCAGCGCATGCCCGAGCTGCCCGATGTGCCCACGCTGAGCGAGCTGGGCGTGAAGGGCTTTGACACCATGGGCTGGAGCGCGGTGGTCGCGCGCGCAGGCACGCCGGCAGGCATTGTGGAAAAGCTCAACAAAGCCACTGAAGCCTTCCACAAAAACCCCGACGTGCTGGCCAAGCTCGGCACGCTGGGCGTGCTCCCCGTCGCAGGTCCTGCCTCTTTGGTGATAGAGACCACGGTGCGCGACGCCAAGGCCTGGGGGCCCACGCTCAACAAGCTGAACCTCAGCGCCAAATAA